In a genomic window of Nothobranchius furzeri strain GRZ-AD chromosome 14, NfurGRZ-RIMD1, whole genome shotgun sequence:
- the gdf3 gene encoding protein DVR-1 — MGSAVVVAACFLLGVGALEDMQTQERIFLSSLGLSGRPRPAGSRQARPHVPSELWRMFRRPESVQARDSEPCTVSEYGVPGNIIRYIQDQGGFESGWSRSSSQISLEKQLFFNLSVLQPVELLSLAQLEIRFFWKPLRPADLLQGSRSFSMSLYKVIRATLRGADPHASRRLLLSQSIRLQLESNTITMGLTAEAENWRKPGHNYGLVLELLPLSADPDEFLSFYPGNSLPLDPALPSIQSSLVVVSLNPHQCRSRQRRSTFHLPLMLSNVCKARRLYIDFKDVGWQDWIIAPQGYMANYCHGECPYPLSESLKGNNHAILQTLVHTLDPQGTPQPCCVPIRLSPISLLYYDNNDNVVLRHYQDMVVDECGCR, encoded by the exons ATGGGTTCAGCGGTGGTGGTAGCCGCGTGCTTCCTGCTCGGTGTTGGAGCCCTGGAGGACATGCAGACCCAGGAGCGGATCTTCCTCAGCTCTCTGGGGCTCTCAGGGCGGCCGCGGCCCGCGGGGAGCCGGCAGGCCCGGCCTCACGTGCCCTCCGAGCTGTGGAGGATGTTCCGGAGGCCAGAGAGCGTCCAGGCCCGGGATAGTGAGCCCTGCACGGTGTCAGAGTACGGAGTCCCCGGTAACATCATCCGGTACATCCAGGACCAAG GAGGGTTTGAGTCTGGATGGAGCAGAAGCAGCTCTCAGATTTCTCTGGAGAAGCAGCTTTTCTTCAACCTGTCTGTCCtgcagccagtggagctgctgtctTTGGCCCAGCTGGAGATCAGGTTCTTCTGGAAGCCCCTCAGACCTGCTGATCTCCTGCAGGGCTCCCGCTCCTTCAGCATGTCCCTGTACAAAGTGATCCGAGCCACGCTGAGGGGAGCCGATCCCCATGCCAGCCGCAGACTCCTGCTGTCACAGTCAATCCGGCTGCAGCTGGAGTCCAACACCATCACCATGGGCCTGACGGCGGAGGCAGAAAACTGGCGCAAACCAGGTCACAACTATGGTTTGGTTCTGGAGCTGCTTCCTCTCAGTGCAGATCCAGATGAGTTCCTGTCCTTCTACCCCGGTAACTCTCTCCCTCTGGACCCTGCTCTACCTTCAATCCAGTCCTCTTTGGTGGTTGTGTCTCTGAATCCCCACCAATGTCGCTCTCGCCAGAGACGCAGCACCTTCCACCTCCCTTTGATGCTCAGTAACGTGTGCAAAGCTCGCCGCCTCTACATTGACTTCAAAGATGTGGGTTGGCAGGACTGGATCATCGCCCCGCAGGGCTACATGGCTAACTATTGCCACGGCGAGTGCCCCTACCCACTCAGCGAGAGTCTGAAAGGCAACAACCACGCCATCCTGCAGACCCTGGTGCACACGCTGGACCCACAGGGCACGCCGCAGCCCTGCTGTGTCCCCATCCGCCTCTCTCCCATCTCCCTGCTCTACTACGACAACAACGATAACGTGGTTCTCCGACACTACCAGGACATGGTGGTGGACGAGTGCGGCTGTCGCTGA